The Prosthecobacter dejongeii genome window below encodes:
- a CDS encoding phospholipase D-like domain-containing protein, with protein sequence MSACIVAAMVCRQFFLALLCLPALSSCVAVGFQRVSKTPAPVKSAPFAEELARVGKTSWTNGNAIRTLENGGNYYPAMLRSMREARETITFESYVCVDSEPTRLFSQMFAERARAGVKVHVILDAFGCSKYGEGNLQAMRDAGVQLHLYRPMNVLWPWKFIHRTHRRVLVADGKVGYMGGAGWAYCWDSHAENVNRWRDTQYELRGPVVAQLQDNFNDNWEEMTGQRLTGPAYYPALVAEGKLKAQMVPGSPEKQGDTLGSSYLLAFRSAQESIVIAHAYFIPNRPLLEALLQARKRGVKVQVIIPGEHIDFPASRSVNTRYLRTLLAAGAELYEFQPTMTHGKLVIVDGHLSMAGSANLDQRSFFINDENNLNVLDDGFSARQRDMVERDLQRSKKLGREDLNLSLGRRLQGAFCRLFEYQM encoded by the coding sequence ATGTCTGCGTGCATAGTGGCGGCGATGGTTTGCAGACAGTTCTTCCTTGCCCTTCTTTGCCTGCCGGCGCTCAGTTCCTGTGTGGCGGTCGGGTTTCAACGTGTTTCAAAAACACCCGCCCCCGTAAAGTCCGCGCCTTTTGCTGAGGAACTGGCGCGTGTGGGAAAGACCTCATGGACGAATGGCAACGCCATCCGAACGCTGGAAAATGGCGGTAACTATTATCCCGCCATGCTGCGGTCCATGCGCGAAGCCAGGGAGACGATCACTTTTGAATCTTATGTGTGCGTGGACAGTGAGCCGACACGGCTGTTTAGCCAGATGTTTGCCGAACGTGCCCGGGCTGGTGTGAAGGTGCATGTTATTTTGGATGCGTTTGGCTGCTCCAAGTATGGGGAGGGGAATCTACAAGCCATGCGGGATGCGGGGGTGCAACTGCATCTCTACCGTCCGATGAACGTGCTGTGGCCGTGGAAGTTCATCCACCGCACTCACCGCCGGGTTCTCGTGGCTGATGGCAAGGTGGGTTACATGGGTGGGGCAGGCTGGGCCTACTGCTGGGATAGCCATGCAGAAAATGTGAACCGCTGGCGTGATACGCAGTATGAACTGCGCGGGCCCGTGGTGGCGCAATTGCAGGATAACTTCAATGACAACTGGGAGGAGATGACCGGACAGCGCCTGACGGGCCCTGCCTACTACCCAGCGCTGGTAGCAGAGGGGAAGCTGAAGGCTCAAATGGTGCCGGGCTCTCCCGAAAAACAGGGGGACACACTGGGGAGTTCTTACTTGCTGGCTTTCCGGTCTGCGCAGGAGTCCATCGTCATTGCTCATGCTTACTTCATTCCGAATCGGCCTTTGCTTGAGGCTTTACTCCAAGCGCGGAAGCGGGGTGTGAAAGTGCAGGTCATCATCCCAGGAGAGCACATTGATTTTCCGGCCTCACGCTCAGTGAATACCCGCTACTTGCGCACGCTGTTGGCTGCCGGGGCGGAGTTGTATGAATTTCAGCCCACAATGACGCATGGTAAGCTGGTCATTGTGGATGGTCATCTAAGCATGGCTGGTTCTGCCAATTTGGATCAGCGCTCCTTTTTCATCAACGATGAGAATAACCTGAATGTTCTCGATGATGGATTCAGTGCCCGACAACGAGACATGGTGGAGCGGGACCTGCAGCGCAGCAAAAAATTGGGGCGAGAGGATTTAAACTTGTCGTTAGGCCGACGTTTGCAAGGCGCGTTCTGCCGGTTGTTCGAATACCAGATGTGA